DNA from Pseudomonadota bacterium:
ACGTGCATTTTTTCCCGAATCAGGGGGACGGGCGCTGGCAGCATCGGCTACGCCTGAAGAAAAGCCCTCCCTACGCGCTCGAAGCGCCCGGGGTACGGCTGATCGACATCGACGGCGACGGGCTCGTGGATGTCATGCGCACGAGCGCCG
Protein-coding regions in this window:
- a CDS encoding VCBS repeat-containing protein, translated to MLLASPGVQFADMNGDGLADLVARLAPGPTDVHFFPNQGDGRWQHRLRLKKSPPYALEAPGVRLIDIDGDGLVDVMRTSA